The nucleotide sequence GGCAGGCGCGGGCTGGTCCGGACTCACCCCCGCCGCTCCTCTGGCCCTCTCGCCGCTCTCCTCGCTCCGCCGACCGGATGTTCCGCTTCCCGCCCTGCGCGTCGAGGAATCCGCATTGCAGGCCTGGAGCCGTGAGCCCCGCCTTCGCCGCGCGAGCCGGATCACGCTCATGATGGCCGAAGCCGCCCGGCAGGCTCTCGGCGATCGCCGGCCGAAGCGCCTCGGCATCGTCGGCGCGTTTTTCACCGGCCCCTGCCATTTCTCCCGTCGCTTCTTCGAGCCCGTGATCGCGCGCGGCCCCTCGTTCGCGAGTCCCGCGCTCTTTCCCGAGACCGTTTACAATTCCTCGCTCAGCCATCTCGCAAATCTCTTCGGCGTCGATGGCGCCTGCTACGCGATGGTCGGCGACGATTCTGCCTGGGTCTCCGCGCTCGAAATCGCCTCCATCTGGCTGGACCTCGATCAGGTCGATGCCGTGCTCGTCGTCGGTGGCGAGGAGCTCGACGTCTCCGCGCTGGAGGCCTACGACTCCGCCGGCTGGCTGAAGGACGGCTTCATTCCCTCCGAAGGCGCCGCCGCTTTGCTGGTCGCCCGTCCCAGCGAGGAACCCGCCATCACCATCGACCGCCTCACCCCGCCCTTCTCCTACCGCTCGGCCGCCTCGGCGCGGAACGCCATCGCCCAATGCCGCGCCGCGATGGCCGACGCCCCGGTAGCTGCCACCGCCGGCGGCACGTGGATGCAGTCGCTCGTCGATTCCGCGGGGGCGCTCCCGTCCTCCAGCCTCGGCCACGCCTTCACCGCCTCCGCCGGCTGGCACACGCTGCAAGGGCTCCTCACGCTCCGCGATCAACCCGCCGGCACCGCCCTCTGGGTGCCAGTCTGGGGCCTGCATCATCAGGTCGCCACCCTGCGTCTGCGATCTTCGGGCTGCCCGCAGCTTGCAGTATTTGCCGAGGCCCGGTAAGGAACCTGCCCTTCAGTTTCACATGGAAGTAAATCTCACCGATCTCAAGCAGCTCCTCATCGAAAACTGCATGCTGCGGATGTCGCCCGACGAAATCTCGGAGACGGCGCCGCTGTTCGAGCCTACCGGTCTGGGTCTTGATTCCATCGATGCCCTGCAGCTCGCCGTCGCAGTCGAAAAATCCTACGGCGTGTCGATCAAGGATGCCACTGTTGCCCGTGAGGCCCTGCATAGTCTGGGGGCTCTCCGCGACTGGATCGGCCGACAGGCGCCCCAGTAGATCCACCTCGTCGCGATGGAAACCTTTGATGTCGTCATCGCCGGAGGGGGCCCCGGGGGCAGCGCCGCCGGCACGTTCCTCGCCCGCGCCGGCCTCCGGGTTCTCATTCTCGAGAAGGACCGGTTTCCGCGCTTTCGAATCGGCGAGTCGCTCCTGCCCTACGGGAACGACCTCCTGCGCGAGATGGGCGTGTGGGACAAAGTCGCTGCCTCCGGCCAGTTCATGCCGAAGCCTGGCGCCGAATTCTGCACCGCCGACGGCGGACGCCAATTGCAATTCTGGTTCGAGAACCGGCTCGGTCCCGCCTACGCGAGCACCTTCCAGGTCGACCGCGCAAAGTTCGACGAATTGCTCCTCGATCACGCCGCCAGCGTTGGTTGCACGGTCCGCCAGGCCTGCCCGGTCGTCGGCATCCAGCCGCATCCCGACCACGTCGTCATCACCTGCGACGAAGCCGGCGTCCGGCGGGAAGTGCGCGCGCGCTGGTTGATCGACGCCACCGGCCGCGACGCCCTCGTGGGCCGCACCCTCGGCATTCCCCGGCTTCCCACCCAGGCCTCGGTCCGCATTGCCACCTACGCGCACTTTCGCGGCGTTGGTCGCCACGAAGGGCCGGCCGCCGGCAGCATCACCATCTCGCGACTGCGCGATGGCTGGTTCTGGTTCATTCCCCTCGACGCGGAAAGAACGTCCGTCGGTCACGTCCAGCGCACCGCCGATTTCAAGGCGACCGGGCGCTCCCCCGGCCAAAGTTTCACCGACGCCGTCGCCGCGAACGCCGGTCTCGCCTCCCGCATGCAGGCGGCCGAGCGCCTTGGCGACTTCCGCACGACCGGCGATTACAGCTTCCGCCACGGCACCTTCGCGCCGCACCCCCGCATTCTGCTCACCGGCGACGCCGCCGGCTTCGTCGACCCCATTTTTTCCTCCGGTGTGATGATTGCCCTGAAGTCCGGCCGCAGCGCTGCCCGTCTCATTGCCTCCCGGCCCGATCGCGCGCTCTCCCCCGCCGCCCGCCGGAATTACACCCGCGAGGCCACCCGCATGATGAACGTCTACGTGCGAATGATCGAGACCTTCTACGACGATGCCGGCTTCGAGCTGCTGATGGACCCCCAGCCCGTGCTCGAAATTCCGAGCGCCGTTGCGGCGGTCGTCGGCGGCAACACCGAGCTGCCCTTCCGTCTCCGCTGGCGCCTCGAGGCCTTCTATTTCCTCGCCCGGCTCCAGCGCTGGCTGCCCGTGGCCCCGCGCATTTCGACCTTTTCCGGCTCCCCCGAACGGAGTGATTCTCGATCATGAGCCGTGCAGAAGGGAACGCCCCCGCCGGACGGTTCCCGTTCTTTCACGCCGGGAGCGGGTATGCCTTCGGGGCCTTCGTCGGTCGTCTCGTGCCGCGAAGCGTCGCGCAGTTCATCGGCAGCTCGATCTCGCTCTTGTATGCACGGCTCCAGCCCGAACGCGTCACCGTCGTCCAGCGCAACCTCGCCCTCATCGAACCCGACGGCGTCTCGCCGGAGCTGGCCCGCTCGGTCTTTCGGGATTTCGGCCGCACGATGGGTGACTACTTCCACCTCGCCGGCCGCTCTGCCGAAGACGCGTTGAAGCTCGTCTCCGAGCACATCGGCTTCGAGCATTTCGAGACGGTGCGCCAGCTCGGTCGCGGGGGCCTGCTCCTCACCCCCCATCTCAGTTTCTTCGAACTCGGCGGGGCCGCGGCCCACGCCAACGGCTTCAACATCGTCGCGCTCACCGCGCCCGAGAGCACTCCCGCGCTCACCGCTTGGCGCGCCGCCTACCGCGCCCGCTGGGGCGTGGAGACCGTGGAAATCGGCAGCGGCGAGGATCAGTTCATCTTCCTCGAGGTCGCCCGGCATCTCGACGCCGGCCGTTTCGTCGCCGCGCTGGTGGATCGTCCGAATTCCTCGAAGACCTCGCCCGTCACGCTGCCCGGCGGCACGGCGGAATTCTCCGGCGCCATCCTTCTGCTCGCCATGGCGCGCCAGTGCCCGGTGCTGCCGGTCACGACCGAGCGGCTCGCCGACGGCACGTATCGCGTCGAGGCGCACGAGCCGTTTTTCGTCGAGCGCGGCGAACGCGGCGACACGGCGGCCATGCTCCAGCGCAATTGCCAGCGCCTCGCGGACGTCTTCGCGCCCGTGATTCGGCGCTGCCCGAGCCAGTGGTTCCACTTCGTCCCACTGACCCGGCCGACGGCCGCTACGGCTGGGGATTCTTGAGCGCCTGGGACATGTAGGTCGCCGAGGCGCCCACCGCCCCGCCGAAGAAGGCCTGACTGAGCGTGATCGGGCCGGAGCTCTCGATCAACCAGCCGTCCGCGAGCTGGCGATTCGCGTAGACGATCGCCGAAAGATGCCGGCTGATCACTTCGGTTTCGGGAAGCTTGTCCACGTCGACGAAGCGGCCGACATCCGCCGACATTGCACCGGCAAAAATCGCGATCGGGCGCACGCGGTTGTAGATGCCCTCGAACAGCGCCTTGCTATCGAGATAGCCAAAGGCCTGTCCGTCGGCCTTGTAGGCGGCCAGCGCGGGCTTGAAGGCCTCGCCGCTCTCGAGCGTGGCCGAGCCGGGCGCCACCGAGAGCGCGCGCTCGAGTTCCGAGGCGCTCAGGGCCGCGAAGACGAACTTGTCGCTGACCGCGACCGCGGGGTCGACGAGCTGAATCTTCCCGGCAGGCAGCCCAAAGATCCGTGCGCCCTGCAGTTCGCTCGTCGTCGTGGGCAGGCCGGATTTGAGGATCAGGCCCTCCAGCAAGCCTTCGACCTGATGGCGGTCCTTCACCTCGGCAACGGCGAGCACCGAGGGGATCATCGAACTCGCGGGCCAGTTCACGATCAGGCCGAGATCGTTGCCGAACATTTTCGGAAGCTGCTTGAGATCGATGTTCGCGCCGGTGAGGAAGGCCTGGGCGGCGGGCGGCAGCGACGCGGCGTATTCGTCGCTCGTCACCGTCGACCAGTCCATCGTCGCGTTGTAGTAGAAGGTCGTCCCGGGTGTCGTGAATGCCATCGGCGAGCGATCCACGGCCGGCACCTTCGGCGCATCGGGATACAGGATGAACGTGGCCTCTTTCTGGTTCGCACCGTCGAAGAGCAGCGTTCCGCCGAGAGCCTTGATCTTCTCGAGCTGCGCGAGCTGCTGGGTATTCATCGCGCCGGCCGATTGCTTCGCGCCGAGAGTGATCAGCGTGTCGACCACGGGCTTCAGCCGCGCGAACCACGCAAAATCCGGCATCGTCGCCAGATGGCCAAGGACCGTCTTGAAATCGTCGCTCGCCGCCAGCGAAGGCGACTTGTCACGCCCCGCCGCCCGGTCGAGCGATTGCTTGAGCGCAGTCTCGCTGTTGGAGAGGAAGCCCCAGGAGCCATGGGTGCCGCTGAAAAAGATCGGCGCCGCTTCCGCGAAGGTTGTGATCTGGTCGCCGCGGTAATCCGCTGTCGTGCGCTTCGCATTCGGCACCATCTTTTCCGCCTCGCGGTAAAGTCGATCCATCGCGCCATCGAGGTCCTTGCGCCCGCCGAAATACTGGAAGCCAAGCACGAGATCGCCGCCGGTCTCTCGCACCGCGGTGACGGCAAAGAACAGCCGGCCCGGCTTCACGCGGAACAGCAGGTCGAGCCCCTCGAGGCCGCCCTTCGAGGCCGCCAGCTCCAGCGGCTTCTTCAAAAAATCAGCCACGGCGGGCTCGGCCCCGATCTGCGCGAGCGAGGTCTTTGGCCAGCGTTCGAGCGAGCGCCGGACATCGGGCACCGCGACGTAAAGGACGCTTCCCGCCGGCACGAGCTGCGCGCCTTCGGTCACCCCCTGGCGGCTGAACCAATAGAATGCTCCGGCAGCCAGGAGCAGCAGAACCAAAAGGAGAAGGACGACCCGTTTCATCGCCGCAGAATGTCGGTTTGCGCCGCCACCCTGTCGAGCAACAATGCGGTCACCCGCCTAGGCGCGGACGCCTCGCAGCGACGCCTCCCGCCGGCGCACCCAGGCCGCCAGCGGTGCCTCGAGGTAATGATAGGAAATCGACGCGATCCCAATGGAAACCGTCAGCAGCACGGCGCAGCGGAGGAAT is from Chthoniobacterales bacterium and encodes:
- a CDS encoding NAD(P)/FAD-dependent oxidoreductase; translated protein: METFDVVIAGGGPGGSAAGTFLARAGLRVLILEKDRFPRFRIGESLLPYGNDLLREMGVWDKVAASGQFMPKPGAEFCTADGGRQLQFWFENRLGPAYASTFQVDRAKFDELLLDHAASVGCTVRQACPVVGIQPHPDHVVITCDEAGVRREVRARWLIDATGRDALVGRTLGIPRLPTQASVRIATYAHFRGVGRHEGPAAGSITISRLRDGWFWFIPLDAERTSVGHVQRTADFKATGRSPGQSFTDAVAANAGLASRMQAAERLGDFRTTGDYSFRHGTFAPHPRILLTGDAAGFVDPIFSSGVMIALKSGRSAARLIASRPDRALSPAARRNYTREATRMMNVYVRMIETFYDDAGFELLMDPQPVLEIPSAVAAVVGGNTELPFRLRWRLEAFYFLARLQRWLPVAPRISTFSGSPERSDSRS
- a CDS encoding phosphopantetheine-binding protein, with product MEVNLTDLKQLLIENCMLRMSPDEISETAPLFEPTGLGLDSIDALQLAVAVEKSYGVSIKDATVAREALHSLGALRDWIGRQAPQ